A window from Armatimonas rosea encodes these proteins:
- a CDS encoding DUF6785 family protein: MRARVWAMILMVQGGLLWWTADSEIARSVYLLCYSLMLPTVLYLLLGGALRRLLALDTREWLFGYAVLTATLPIVGFGGMRFLLPGMGYLAYSAPTMPQWASYLPVLASLPVLHDPAAIEGFFKGRSAVPWSAWAVPIAFWSTYLLLLHGLWLGLAAALHRHWIREEKLTFPVAALPLELSQSQFALLRQPLFWLGVSVPVVLQSLLVLHEWYPTVPAIQLKVADYRDMLFPSPPWSSIPSFGVSFYPMAVGLAYLMPSSVSLSCLVFWVLIRLAYPLGTFFGLEAAGQGAARFPYPLEQSAGAWLMSAGMTFWAGRRLLPTSALVCVVLAAALLWGMGTPPTMALLAVVAYAGYVLAGARARAEAGGVWTFAPLTWTPGRVAFELSGAPRLEPRSLAALGLSDLVHIDIRGQSLPYLMEALKLTDAQGVSPRLLLRAVGVFSLTALAFGWLFSLPHFYELGAATAKSNVYVVTKTQIGMKEMHQLASRAPGFDRAGLGGMAFGALFVALLGFLRVRFMGFPLHPVGYILGTTLTMNAFFLPTLFAWLAKTLALRYGGSVAHKTALGFFVGLTLGDIGIQTFWTLFGRVFNLPIYQFLT, translated from the coding sequence ATGCGAGCCCGTGTCTGGGCGATGATTCTCATGGTGCAGGGGGGGCTGCTCTGGTGGACTGCCGATAGCGAGATCGCCCGGAGTGTCTACCTGCTCTGCTACTCGCTGATGCTGCCGACCGTGCTGTATCTACTCCTGGGGGGGGCACTGCGGCGCTTGCTGGCCCTCGACACGCGCGAGTGGCTCTTTGGCTACGCTGTGCTCACCGCAACCCTGCCCATTGTCGGCTTCGGTGGGATGCGCTTCTTGCTCCCTGGCATGGGCTATCTCGCCTACTCCGCCCCGACCATGCCCCAGTGGGCGAGCTACCTCCCCGTGCTGGCGTCGCTTCCCGTGCTTCACGATCCGGCGGCGATTGAGGGCTTCTTCAAGGGGCGAAGCGCGGTTCCTTGGTCCGCCTGGGCGGTGCCAATTGCGTTCTGGAGTACCTACTTGCTCCTGCTACACGGCCTCTGGCTGGGGCTGGCGGCGGCGCTGCACCGGCACTGGATTCGGGAAGAGAAGCTCACGTTCCCGGTGGCTGCCCTTCCCCTCGAGCTAAGCCAGAGCCAGTTCGCGCTCCTGCGGCAGCCGCTGTTCTGGCTCGGGGTGAGTGTTCCGGTGGTGCTCCAGAGCCTCTTGGTTCTCCACGAGTGGTACCCGACTGTCCCCGCGATCCAGCTCAAGGTGGCGGACTACCGCGACATGCTCTTTCCGTCGCCGCCGTGGAGCTCTATCCCCAGCTTTGGCGTGAGTTTCTATCCCATGGCGGTGGGGCTCGCGTATCTCATGCCGTCGAGTGTGAGCCTCTCGTGCCTTGTCTTCTGGGTGCTGATCCGGCTCGCCTACCCTCTGGGCACCTTCTTTGGGCTGGAGGCAGCGGGGCAGGGGGCGGCGCGCTTTCCCTACCCGCTGGAGCAGAGTGCGGGGGCGTGGCTGATGTCGGCGGGGATGACGTTCTGGGCGGGGCGCAGGCTCTTACCGACCAGTGCCCTGGTCTGCGTGGTGCTGGCCGCGGCCCTGCTCTGGGGCATGGGAACTCCGCCGACAATGGCCCTGCTTGCCGTGGTCGCCTACGCAGGCTACGTGCTAGCGGGGGCACGCGCACGTGCGGAGGCGGGGGGCGTCTGGACCTTCGCGCCGCTTACCTGGACACCGGGCCGTGTCGCCTTCGAGCTCTCCGGGGCACCGCGGCTGGAGCCACGGAGCCTTGCCGCCCTAGGATTGAGCGACTTGGTGCACATCGACATCCGGGGCCAGTCTCTGCCGTATCTCATGGAGGCGCTCAAGCTCACGGATGCGCAGGGGGTCTCGCCGCGGCTCTTGCTCCGTGCGGTCGGGGTGTTCTCGCTCACCGCGCTGGCCTTTGGCTGGCTCTTCTCCCTGCCGCACTTCTACGAGCTGGGGGCGGCCACGGCAAAGAGCAATGTCTATGTGGTCACCAAGACCCAGATTGGGATGAAGGAGATGCACCAGCTCGCCAGCCGGGCACCGGGCTTTGATCGCGCGGGGCTCGGTGGGATGGCCTTTGGGGCGCTCTTCGTGGCCTTGCTGGGGTTTCTGCGGGTGCGCTTTATGGGCTTTCCGCTGCATCCGGTCGGCTATATCCTCGGTACCACCCTGACCATGAACGCGTTCTTCCTCCCGACTCTCTTTGCCTGGCTCGCCAAGACCCTCGCCCTGCGCTACGGCGGGAGTGTCGCGCACAAGACCGCCCTCGGGTTCTTTGTCGGGCTGACCCTGGGCGATATCGGGATTCAGACCTTCTGGACGCTCTTTGGGCGGGTCTTCAACCTACCTATCTACCAGTTCCTCACTTAA
- a CDS encoding isochorismatase family protein → MRAWYYQQFDADFAREIPAEGYGGWKQADLPIRKEETALVVMHAWDTGTRELFPGWHRAVEYIPRADHILREVFPPLLAAVRAAGWPVFHVVGGGNYYQHLPGYQARHSTSPRALERDPLRLREGGIEELLRFRSENVFVGRHNEADVRAGFARLDFPEQARPQGAEGIAEDSEQLAALASAAGVSHLVYVGFALNWCLLLSPGGMVELSRLGYLCSTIREATTAVENAESARTETAKALALWRVALAFGFVFDLADFLEGLA, encoded by the coding sequence ATGCGAGCGTGGTACTACCAGCAGTTTGATGCGGACTTTGCGCGGGAGATCCCTGCGGAGGGCTACGGCGGCTGGAAGCAAGCGGACCTTCCGATCCGAAAGGAGGAGACTGCGCTGGTGGTCATGCACGCCTGGGACACGGGGACACGCGAGCTGTTCCCTGGCTGGCACCGCGCGGTGGAGTACATCCCCCGCGCCGACCACATCCTGCGCGAGGTCTTTCCCCCGCTCCTGGCCGCGGTCCGCGCGGCGGGCTGGCCCGTCTTCCATGTCGTGGGTGGTGGCAATTACTACCAACATCTGCCCGGATACCAGGCTAGGCACTCTACCTCCCCCCGCGCCTTAGAGCGCGACCCCCTCCGGCTTCGCGAAGGGGGAATAGAGGAGCTCCTGCGCTTCCGCTCCGAGAATGTCTTTGTGGGGCGGCACAACGAGGCGGATGTGCGGGCGGGCTTTGCACGGCTGGACTTTCCTGAGCAGGCTCGTCCCCAAGGCGCGGAGGGGATCGCGGAAGATAGCGAGCAGCTGGCGGCCCTGGCGAGCGCGGCGGGGGTCTCGCACTTGGTCTATGTGGGCTTTGCGCTCAACTGGTGCCTGCTGCTATCTCCGGGGGGAATGGTCGAGCTGAGCCGCTTGGGGTATCTGTGCTCGACGATCCGTGAGGCGACTACGGCGGTAGAGAACGCGGAGTCGGCGCGGACCGAGACCGCGAAGGCGCTGGCACTCTGGCGGGTGGCGCTGGCGTTTGGGTTTGTCTTTGACCTGGCGGATTTCTTGGAAGGGCTTGCCTGA
- a CDS encoding peroxiredoxin family protein produces MAFGGQSQQRWGDNSINTTDYIRDFQLTDLAGRVCHSFPTRGRGWILFAFFGLDGQSAQTLQALQKLADGYKESGKLTVWGISQETDPAVVKSFAAELGITFPLMLDHQLYHSGLYGIPYAPAVFLVSSDGKVQRKALGYKPTVLSDMSQRYATFAELPEPVEL; encoded by the coding sequence ATGGCTTTTGGTGGACAATCTCAGCAGCGCTGGGGCGATAACTCGATCAACACGACGGACTACATCCGCGACTTTCAGCTCACCGACCTGGCAGGACGGGTCTGTCACTCGTTCCCGACCCGAGGACGTGGCTGGATTCTCTTTGCCTTCTTCGGCCTCGATGGCCAGAGCGCCCAGACTCTCCAGGCCCTGCAAAAGCTCGCCGACGGCTACAAAGAGAGCGGGAAGCTGACGGTCTGGGGGATCTCGCAGGAGACCGACCCCGCGGTGGTGAAGTCCTTTGCCGCAGAGCTGGGGATCACCTTCCCGCTGATGCTCGACCACCAGCTCTACCACTCGGGGCTCTACGGCATTCCCTATGCGCCGGCGGTCTTTCTGGTCTCCAGCGACGGCAAGGTACAGCGCAAGGCCCTAGGCTACAAGCCTACCGTCCTGAGCGACATGTCCCAGCGCTACGCCACCTTCGCGGAGCTCCCCGAGCCGGTCGAGCTCTAA
- a CDS encoding metalloprotease, with translation MPTKFDLGDESLQVTARPAQERRIKVAPDPGDAARLRATLPGTLLSMGFTIWFYAQILHWGWYVAAGLVFSIFIHECGHALAARRYGLPYMGMRFIPLVGGVVFHQKGNTTVTEDAFIGIMGPVFGTLVAIACTIAYRLTGEPLWHGIAHLNYLMNALNLLIPAPPLDGHWLAAVFSGRSRATKQEKLKWALAWAGLGAFLIAGILLV, from the coding sequence ATGCCCACGAAGTTCGACCTGGGGGACGAGAGCCTCCAGGTCACGGCAAGGCCCGCACAAGAGCGCCGCATCAAGGTCGCCCCCGATCCTGGCGACGCGGCACGCCTGCGAGCGACCCTGCCCGGCACGCTCCTCTCGATGGGCTTTACGATCTGGTTCTACGCGCAGATTCTGCACTGGGGCTGGTATGTCGCGGCAGGGCTGGTGTTCTCCATCTTTATCCACGAGTGCGGCCACGCCCTCGCCGCCCGACGCTATGGCCTGCCCTACATGGGGATGCGCTTCATTCCCTTGGTTGGCGGCGTGGTCTTCCACCAAAAAGGCAACACGACGGTCACCGAGGACGCCTTTATCGGGATCATGGGGCCGGTCTTTGGCACCCTGGTCGCCATCGCCTGCACCATCGCCTACCGCCTCACGGGCGAGCCGCTCTGGCACGGAATCGCGCACCTGAACTACCTGATGAACGCGCTCAACCTGCTCATCCCCGCCCCGCCCCTCGATGGCCACTGGCTCGCCGCGGTCTTCTCCGGCCGCTCCCGCGCGACCAAGCAAGAGAAGCTCAAGTGGGCCCTCGCCTGGGCCGGCCTCGGGGCCTTTCTAATCGCCGGAATTCTCTTGGTGTAA
- a CDS encoding DUF4062 domain-containing protein, with product MDKKYQIFVSSTYVDLIEERQQVMRAILEMGHIPVGMEQFSAADEEQWKIIQRQIDQSDYYVVLIAHRYGSTIPGSGISYTEKEYDYALEKNIPTLGFVIDSSVKDWPHERYDDDLKKQKALEKFKKKVKNKPCGFWKSSNELHGMIAIALGKSFNTQPRIGWVRADSGVGPEVAEEIARLSKENHDMSESLKLINKDDNLINLNLNFPIFVTYQKEINYREFAEFNITILEILTSYRNNIFDPVNYTMPLSWLESLISNQLPKSIIQKISLIKIKDIMTLYSIIDRNDIEDEWHLTDYGRKILSKIPL from the coding sequence ATGGACAAGAAGTACCAGATATTCGTCAGCTCCACCTACGTCGATCTCATTGAAGAACGCCAGCAGGTCATGCGTGCCATCCTCGAAATGGGCCATATCCCCGTCGGCATGGAGCAGTTCAGCGCCGCCGATGAGGAACAATGGAAGATCATCCAGCGCCAGATCGACCAGAGCGACTACTATGTCGTCCTTATCGCCCACCGCTACGGCTCCACGATTCCTGGAAGCGGGATTAGCTACACTGAAAAAGAATACGACTACGCCCTAGAAAAAAATATTCCTACTCTCGGATTTGTGATTGATTCCAGTGTCAAAGATTGGCCGCACGAACGATATGATGATGATCTCAAAAAACAAAAAGCTCTTGAGAAATTTAAGAAAAAAGTCAAAAATAAACCTTGCGGCTTCTGGAAATCTTCCAATGAACTGCATGGTATGATTGCAATTGCTTTAGGAAAAAGTTTCAACACTCAACCACGCATAGGTTGGGTTCGTGCGGATTCTGGAGTGGGGCCAGAAGTTGCAGAGGAAATTGCGAGATTAAGCAAAGAGAATCATGACATGTCAGAGTCTCTAAAATTAATTAACAAAGACGATAATCTAATAAACCTAAACCTAAATTTTCCCATTTTTGTCACATATCAAAAAGAAATTAATTATCGAGAATTTGCCGAATTCAACATAACAATACTCGAGATCTTAACCAGTTACAGAAATAATATTTTCGATCCAGTAAATTACACTATGCCATTGTCATGGCTAGAATCTTTGATTAGTAACCAACTCCCCAAATCCATCATCCAGAAAATATCTCTAATCAAAATAAAAGATATCATGACCCTATATTCTATAATAGACAGAAATGATATCGAAGATGAATGGCATTTGACAGATTATGGCCGAAAAATACTATCTAAGATCCCATTATGA
- a CDS encoding ABC-F family ATP-binding cassette domain-containing protein: MSLITITDLGKDYGPDTILDGISLRLARGEKVGIVGKNGGGKTTLLRMLLGIEEPTRGKIGVARGVRIGYLSQIARLDETKTILEEAETALASVADAEARLREAELALAAEPESEDLLDAYGAAQDRYEFSGGEAARASLLASLEAMGLPERDWDKPVAVLSGGEKTRLSMAKLLATTPDVLALDEPTNHLDIRAVEWLEGFLQRFPGAVLLVSHDRRFLENTANAIWDVEATGVTPYSGGYAFYKEKRERVRAEQLELYLRQQAEIARTEEFIRRNKAGQNTRIAMGRQKRLDRLERLERPDSDPQGVKARLASSGRSGENVVVAEKANKRFGDKAILSNVDFILRRDQKIGIVGPNGTGKTTMLEVLLGEQPLDSGFLKLGHGVTVAVHRQDEDDFEREETVLEAFYERSGQTIAEARSHLAKFLFTGDDVFKPISALSGGERSKLRMALMVLSPANLLILDEPTNHLDVWSCDALTDALKSFPSTLLVVSHDRALLDAVTDHTLAFEGEGKVTLHEGSYAVYRAAKSQPLAPAPSPKGKGEPAGVKPNAFQLSKERARLQKRVATIEDEISKLETELAQVEAALASGEGDAIAQAAAHTRVSEALDAKLAEWEQAAADAEAAG; this comes from the coding sequence ATGAGCCTCATTACGATCACCGACCTCGGAAAAGACTACGGCCCCGACACGATTCTCGATGGCATCTCGCTGCGCCTAGCGCGGGGGGAGAAAGTGGGAATAGTCGGGAAGAACGGCGGCGGGAAGACAACCCTGCTACGAATGCTTCTGGGGATTGAAGAGCCCACACGCGGCAAGATCGGGGTGGCGCGGGGCGTCCGGATTGGCTACCTCTCCCAGATCGCGCGCCTCGACGAGACCAAGACCATCCTGGAAGAGGCGGAGACAGCACTGGCGAGTGTGGCCGATGCGGAGGCGCGGCTACGTGAGGCGGAGCTAGCGCTGGCAGCGGAGCCGGAGAGTGAGGACCTGCTTGATGCGTACGGCGCGGCGCAGGACCGCTACGAGTTTTCCGGCGGCGAGGCGGCGCGGGCCTCACTCCTTGCCTCGCTGGAGGCCATGGGGCTCCCCGAGAGAGACTGGGACAAGCCGGTTGCCGTGCTCTCCGGCGGCGAGAAGACCCGGCTCTCGATGGCAAAGCTCCTGGCCACGACACCCGATGTGCTGGCGCTCGACGAGCCCACCAACCACCTGGATATCCGCGCCGTGGAGTGGCTGGAGGGGTTCTTGCAGCGCTTCCCCGGAGCCGTCTTGCTGGTCTCCCACGACCGGCGCTTTCTGGAGAACACCGCCAACGCCATCTGGGATGTCGAGGCAACGGGCGTCACCCCCTACTCCGGCGGCTATGCCTTCTATAAAGAGAAGCGCGAGCGGGTACGCGCCGAGCAGCTCGAGCTCTACCTCCGCCAGCAAGCCGAGATCGCCCGCACCGAGGAGTTTATCCGTCGCAACAAGGCCGGCCAGAACACCCGAATCGCCATGGGGCGGCAGAAGCGGCTTGATCGACTGGAGCGGCTAGAGCGCCCGGACTCCGACCCGCAGGGCGTGAAAGCGCGGCTCGCCAGCTCGGGGCGGAGCGGCGAGAATGTGGTCGTGGCGGAGAAGGCGAACAAGAGATTCGGCGACAAGGCGATCCTAAGCAATGTCGACTTCATCCTGCGCCGCGACCAGAAGATCGGCATTGTCGGCCCCAACGGCACCGGCAAGACCACGATGCTCGAAGTGCTCCTCGGGGAGCAGCCGCTGGACTCGGGCTTTCTGAAGCTCGGGCATGGAGTGACCGTGGCGGTGCACCGGCAGGACGAAGACGATTTCGAGCGCGAGGAGACCGTTCTGGAGGCCTTCTACGAGCGCTCTGGGCAGACTATCGCCGAGGCACGGAGCCACCTGGCGAAGTTTCTCTTCACCGGCGACGATGTCTTTAAGCCGATCTCCGCCCTCTCCGGCGGCGAGCGCAGCAAGCTCCGCATGGCGCTGATGGTGCTCTCGCCTGCCAACCTGCTGATCCTCGACGAACCCACCAACCACTTGGATGTCTGGAGCTGCGATGCGCTCACCGATGCTCTCAAGTCCTTCCCCAGCACGCTGCTGGTTGTCAGCCACGACCGCGCCCTGCTCGATGCAGTCACGGACCACACGCTAGCCTTTGAGGGCGAGGGCAAGGTCACCCTCCACGAGGGCAGCTACGCGGTCTACCGGGCGGCAAAGAGCCAACCTCTCGCCCCAGCCCCTTCACCTAAAGGCAAGGGGGAGCCAGCGGGGGTGAAGCCCAACGCCTTTCAGCTCTCCAAAGAACGCGCCCGGCTCCAGAAACGTGTGGCGACCATCGAGGACGAGATCAGCAAGCTGGAGACCGAGCTCGCGCAAGTCGAGGCCGCGCTTGCTTCCGGCGAGGGCGACGCAATAGCGCAGGCCGCAGCCCACACCCGTGTCAGCGAGGCGCTCGACGCCAAGCTCGCCGAGTGGGAGCAAGCCGCCGCCGATGCCGAAGCTGCAGGCTAG
- a CDS encoding class D beta-lactamase, which translates to MSELFDKNFPGEGGGAVTVVGSHIARFGVGLDQRVVPCSTFKIVLAHLALEAKLVKGPDELWKFTGKKSGRKEWDRDLSLRTALETSAEWYFQQVARKLGAERLRAGVKKIGYGSGWSGKDPALAWHDGTITISPVEHVLLMQRLSAGTWPFPLELQNTVKKCLAYSVDSNVTLWGKTGSSGKGKDGRSLGWYVGAFSRQGETTAFAILRHAPGAIGPQVRERLVQRLTTPY; encoded by the coding sequence ATGAGTGAGCTTTTCGATAAGAACTTTCCCGGTGAGGGGGGAGGCGCTGTGACTGTGGTGGGGAGCCATATCGCCCGCTTTGGGGTGGGGCTGGACCAGCGGGTTGTGCCCTGCTCCACGTTTAAGATTGTCTTGGCGCACCTCGCGCTGGAGGCGAAGCTGGTCAAGGGGCCAGACGAGCTCTGGAAGTTTACGGGGAAGAAGTCGGGGCGCAAGGAGTGGGACCGTGATCTGAGCCTCCGAACGGCGCTGGAGACGTCGGCGGAGTGGTACTTTCAGCAGGTGGCGCGAAAGCTGGGAGCGGAGCGGCTGCGTGCGGGGGTGAAGAAGATCGGCTATGGCAGTGGTTGGAGTGGCAAGGACCCCGCGCTCGCCTGGCACGATGGGACAATCACGATCTCGCCGGTGGAGCATGTCCTGCTCATGCAGCGCCTGAGTGCGGGAACCTGGCCGTTTCCGCTGGAGCTTCAGAACACGGTTAAGAAGTGCCTGGCCTATTCGGTCGATAGCAATGTCACCCTCTGGGGAAAGACGGGCAGCTCAGGGAAGGGCAAGGACGGCCGCTCGCTGGGCTGGTATGTCGGCGCGTTCTCTCGTCAGGGGGAGACCACCGCCTTTGCGATCCTACGCCATGCCCCCGGCGCGATCGGCCCCCAAGTCCGGGAGCGGCTCGTCCAGCGGCTGACCACACCGTACTAG
- a CDS encoding LuxR C-terminal-related transcriptional regulator, which produces MTVSSVLQQADTRLLAAARVSRYLLYHLTRTTAAELVPVDSFYIGFRQGESAIVYPYNWDGHEIDDPNVNTFSPEGLTAWIVKHKKTYWSQTDRALLLHRGRAFGDTSRRSAEAIVTPLLENRRVIGVLALLSYTEGVYDPTTCQFLEGLAEILVTALAREHEDRERRARFGAAEPGEPPVTQTLRRLRRQTEQLRAAHPELAYALEPLCQTIAQAQTETAELLIARAAQSDPLLGLTEREREIALLLAGELTYRELGERLGITEKTVKTHAANLIKKLDAGGRSGVRQLLLGSR; this is translated from the coding sequence GTGACTGTTTCCTCTGTACTCCAGCAAGCCGATACACGCCTGCTTGCGGCAGCGCGGGTGAGCCGCTACCTGCTCTACCACCTCACACGCACCACGGCAGCGGAGCTGGTGCCCGTGGACTCGTTCTATATCGGGTTTCGCCAGGGGGAGAGCGCGATTGTCTACCCGTACAACTGGGACGGCCACGAGATCGACGATCCCAATGTGAACACGTTCTCGCCCGAGGGGCTGACGGCGTGGATCGTGAAGCACAAAAAGACCTACTGGTCCCAGACCGATAGAGCGCTGCTCTTGCACCGAGGCCGCGCGTTTGGCGACACGAGCCGCCGCTCCGCCGAGGCGATTGTCACGCCGCTCTTAGAGAACCGCCGCGTGATCGGGGTGCTTGCGCTACTCTCCTACACGGAAGGGGTCTACGACCCGACCACGTGCCAGTTCCTGGAAGGGCTGGCGGAGATTCTCGTGACCGCGCTGGCCCGGGAGCACGAGGACCGGGAGCGCCGCGCCCGCTTTGGCGCAGCAGAGCCTGGCGAGCCGCCCGTCACCCAGACCCTGCGTCGCCTCCGCCGCCAGACCGAGCAGCTTCGCGCGGCGCATCCCGAGCTCGCCTACGCCCTAGAACCGCTCTGCCAGACCATCGCCCAAGCCCAGACCGAGACCGCGGAGCTCTTGATTGCCCGGGCTGCCCAGAGCGATCCTCTCCTAGGGCTCACGGAGCGCGAGCGGGAGATCGCGCTGCTCCTGGCAGGCGAGCTGACCTACCGTGAGCTGGGAGAGAGGCTCGGCATCACAGAGAAGACCGTCAAGACCCACGCGGCAAATCTGATTAAGAAACTCGATGCGGGCGGCCGGAGCGGGGTGCGCCAGCTACTGCTTGGGAGTAGATAA
- a CDS encoding sugar phosphate isomerase/epimerase family protein produces MKIGIFTALFHDRPIEAALDYIAEAGIQSVELGGGAYPGSRHLDDLGGAKTLATDAGKRKQLVKAIESRGLILSAISVHGNPLHPNKKIADEHHEAFTDAVLLAEALHGDGIMPQATVNGFSGCPGDSARAKNPNWVTCAWPDEFRDILDYQWKVAARYWRAQNRFLKQHNCVFAIEMHPGFICYNNETLLRLRKVAGDRIGANFDPSHLWWQGIDPLAAVREIGEAGALFHCHAKDTRIDPQNSGRNGNLDTQSYGDIANRSWVFRSVGYGHDEAWWKDFVSVLRTVGYDYVLSIEHEDGLMSSAEGLHKALDVLKRSVIAEKPGPMFWAKD; encoded by the coding sequence ATGAAGATCGGAATCTTCACCGCGCTGTTCCACGATCGCCCGATCGAGGCAGCGCTTGACTATATCGCCGAGGCCGGAATCCAGTCCGTGGAGCTGGGCGGAGGAGCGTACCCGGGGAGCCGACACCTCGACGACCTGGGCGGAGCAAAGACCCTCGCCACCGATGCCGGCAAGCGCAAGCAGCTTGTCAAGGCGATCGAGAGCCGTGGCCTGATCCTCTCCGCGATCTCCGTGCACGGCAACCCGCTGCACCCCAATAAGAAGATCGCCGACGAGCACCACGAGGCCTTCACCGATGCTGTCCTCCTCGCCGAGGCGCTGCACGGCGATGGCATCATGCCCCAGGCGACTGTCAATGGCTTCTCCGGCTGCCCCGGCGACTCCGCCCGCGCCAAGAACCCCAACTGGGTCACCTGCGCCTGGCCCGATGAGTTCCGCGATATCCTGGACTACCAGTGGAAGGTCGCCGCGCGCTACTGGCGCGCCCAGAACCGCTTCCTGAAGCAGCACAACTGTGTCTTTGCGATCGAGATGCACCCCGGCTTTATCTGCTACAACAACGAGACCCTCCTGCGCCTGCGAAAAGTGGCGGGGGACCGGATCGGCGCCAACTTTGACCCGTCGCACCTCTGGTGGCAGGGGATCGACCCACTGGCCGCAGTTCGTGAGATCGGGGAGGCAGGGGCGCTGTTCCACTGCCACGCCAAGGATACCCGGATCGACCCGCAGAACTCGGGCCGCAACGGTAACCTGGACACCCAGAGCTACGGCGATATCGCCAACCGCTCGTGGGTCTTCCGCTCGGTGGGCTACGGCCATGACGAAGCCTGGTGGAAGGACTTTGTCAGTGTCCTGCGCACGGTCGGCTACGACTACGTCCTCTCCATCGAGCACGAGGACGGCCTGATGTCCAGCGCCGAGGGCCTCCACAAGGCACTCGATGTCCTCAAGCGCTCCGTGATCGCCGAGAAGCCCGGCCCCATGTTCTGGGCCAAGGACTAG
- a CDS encoding nitroreductase family protein has protein sequence MDKPTLNDHPILGALRQRWSPLAFDPKPVPEELLLSLFEAARWSASCFGEEPWRFIVGVKETHPETFEKLASTLVPANHSWASKAPVLILGVAKKTFTYNGAENRFASYDVGQAVGQLTAQAASNGLYLHQMGGFDAAKAQELFAIPEDFAPQSMIALGYLGEAELLDDEKQRERHNNPTRARKPLSATVFTEWETPAF, from the coding sequence ATGGATAAACCCACCCTCAACGACCACCCGATTCTTGGCGCACTGCGCCAGCGCTGGAGCCCCCTCGCCTTCGACCCCAAGCCCGTCCCCGAGGAGCTCCTTCTCTCGCTCTTTGAGGCCGCGCGCTGGTCTGCCTCCTGCTTTGGCGAGGAGCCCTGGCGCTTTATTGTGGGGGTGAAAGAGACCCACCCGGAGACCTTTGAGAAGCTGGCCAGCACGCTAGTCCCAGCCAACCACTCCTGGGCGAGCAAGGCACCCGTGCTGATCCTAGGGGTCGCCAAGAAGACCTTTACCTACAACGGCGCGGAGAACCGGTTTGCCTCGTACGATGTGGGCCAGGCAGTGGGCCAGCTCACCGCGCAGGCGGCCTCCAACGGGCTCTACCTCCACCAGATGGGGGGCTTCGATGCCGCCAAGGCGCAGGAGCTCTTCGCCATCCCCGAGGACTTCGCACCGCAGTCGATGATCGCGCTGGGCTATCTGGGCGAGGCGGAGCTCCTCGACGACGAAAAGCAGCGCGAGCGCCACAACAACCCGACCCGTGCCCGCAAGCCCCTGAGCGCGACGGTCTTCACCGAGTGGGAGACACCCGCGTTTTAG